The Deltaproteobacteria bacterium genome has a segment encoding these proteins:
- the rpsC gene encoding 30S ribosomal protein S3 — protein sequence MGQKVNPIGFRVGIYKEWNSRWYGEKDYAKFLHEDLKIRKFIKEKLKHAGISKIGIERTASNTRIIIHTAKPGIVIGKRGSEIDILKKDVGRFAGKDIDIDIQEVRRPDTDAQLVAENVALQLERRVAFRRAMKKAVTTAMKLGAKGIKIMCAGRLGGAEIARTEWYRDGRVPLHTLRADIDYGFTEAMTTYGIIGVKAWIFKGEIMPESSAVSSQG from the coding sequence TTGGGTCAGAAGGTTAATCCAATAGGTTTTAGGGTGGGTATCTACAAGGAATGGAACTCCAGGTGGTATGGGGAGAAGGATTATGCCAAATTCCTGCATGAGGATCTGAAGATAAGGAAGTTTATAAAGGAAAAACTTAAACACGCAGGGATTTCAAAGATAGGTATAGAAAGAACGGCAAGCAATACCAGGATTATTATACATACTGCCAAACCTGGTATAGTTATAGGGAAAAGGGGTTCTGAAATAGATATATTAAAAAAAGATGTAGGCAGATTTGCAGGCAAGGATATTGATATTGACATACAGGAGGTTAGAAGGCCTGATACAGATGCGCAGCTTGTGGCTGAGAATGTGGCGCTGCAATTGGAAAGAAGGGTTGCGTTCAGGAGGGCCATGAAAAAGGCTGTGACAACAGCCATGAAACTTGGCGCAAAGGGGATAAAGATAATGTGCGCAGGGAGGCTTGGGGGCGCCGAGATTGCAAGAACAGAGTGGTATAGAGATGGAAGGGTGCCGCTTCATACACTTAGAGCAGATATTGACTATGGTTTTACAGAGGCGATGACAACCTATGGAATAATAGGGGTAAAGGCGTGGATATTTAAAGGAGAAATAATGCCGGAAAGTTCGGCAGTCAGCAGTCAGGGATAA
- the rplP gene encoding 50S ribosomal protein L16 produces MLMPKRTKFRKQQRGKRRGKATRGAELNFGDYGLQATECGWLATREIEAARIAMTRFIKRGGKIWIRIFPDKPVTKKPAETRMGSGKGAPEDWVVVIKPGRIIYEMEGVHSDVAREAFRLAGHKLSIPTRIIYREGVV; encoded by the coding sequence ATGTTAATGCCTAAAAGGACAAAATTTAGAAAACAGCAGCGAGGGAAAAGAAGAGGCAAGGCCACAAGAGGCGCTGAGCTTAACTTTGGCGATTATGGTCTTCAGGCCACAGAATGCGGATGGCTTGCAACCAGGGAGATAGAGGCCGCCCGTATTGCAATGACCCGCTTTATAAAGAGAGGCGGCAAGATATGGATAAGGATCTTCCCTGACAAACCTGTTACTAAAAAGCCTGCTGAAACAAGGATGGGCAGCGGCAAGGGCGCGCCTGAAGACTGGGTTGTTGTTATAAAACCGGGCAGGATTATTTATGAAATGGAAGGGGTTCATTCGGATGTGGCAAGAGAGGCCTTCAGACTGGCGGGCCATAAGCTGTCTATTCCTACCAGAATCATTTACAGGGAGGGAGTTGTATGA
- the rpmC gene encoding 50S ribosomal protein L29 — MKPSEIREMTLDDIKLKLKDVSKELFNIRFQHVTGRLDNPMNIPLLKKDIARMETIIKEKGLEKRV; from the coding sequence ATGAAGCCTTCAGAAATAAGAGAGATGACTTTGGATGATATTAAGCTTAAGCTTAAAGATGTGTCAAAGGAGCTTTTCAATATAAGGTTTCAGCATGTAACAGGACGGCTTGATAATCCCATGAATATTCCCCTGTTAAAAAAAGATATAGCGAGAATGGAGACAATTATTAAAGAAAAGGGTTTGGAAAAGAGGGTCTAA
- the rpsQ gene encoding 30S ribosomal protein S17 has translation MANNAKRGQRKARIGTVVSNKMNKTVMVLVERLVKQPLYGKYVKKKTKYMAHDEKAGCREGDKVKIVETRPLSKLKRWRVTQILVPAGLPSNDFIGGSKQGLEKT, from the coding sequence ATGGCAAATAATGCAAAGAGGGGACAAAGAAAGGCAAGGATAGGGACTGTTGTAAGCAATAAGATGAACAAGACCGTTATGGTTTTGGTTGAAAGGCTTGTTAAGCAGCCTCTTTACGGAAAGTATGTAAAAAAGAAGACTAAATATATGGCGCATGATGAAAAGGCCGGGTGCAGAGAGGGTGATAAGGTTAAGATTGTAGAGACGCGGCCGCTATCCAAGCTAAAAAGATGGCGGGTAACTCAAATACTTGTCCCTGCAGGCCTGCCTTCGAATGATTTTATCGGGGGTAGTAAGCAGGGATTGGAGAAGACGTAA
- the rplN gene encoding 50S ribosomal protein L14, which produces MIQMRSILNVADNSGAKRIACIGVIGASNKRHAVIGDVITASVKMAIPNAKVKKGDKVRAVVVRTVKETKRPDGSYIRFDENSAVIINKDNEPVGTRIFGPVARELRAKKFMKIVSLAPEVL; this is translated from the coding sequence ATGATCCAGATGAGAAGCATACTTAATGTGGCGGATAATTCGGGCGCAAAAAGGATAGCATGTATAGGTGTTATAGGCGCTTCCAACAAGAGGCATGCCGTAATAGGAGATGTTATTACAGCGTCCGTAAAGATGGCGATACCTAATGCCAAGGTAAAAAAGGGGGATAAGGTAAGGGCTGTTGTTGTCCGTACTGTTAAAGAAACAAAGAGGCCGGATGGTTCGTATATAAGATTTGATGAAAATTCTGCTGTTATTATAAATAAAGACAACGAGCCTGTAGGAACCCGTATCTTTGGTCCTGTAGCAAGGGAGCTCAGGGCAAAGAAATTTATGAAAATTGTATCCCTTGCGCCAGAGGTGCTGTAG
- the rplX gene encoding 50S ribosomal protein L24, with translation MQTIKYKIKKNDQVMIIKGKEKGKTGRVIKVDLLKGRMLIEKLNMVKRHAKPSQKHKQGGIIEKEAPLAVSNVMLICDKCKGPVRVGRKVLDDGKKVRYCKKCGEVLDK, from the coding sequence ATGCAAACTATCAAGTATAAAATAAAGAAGAACGACCAGGTTATGATAATAAAGGGAAAAGAAAAGGGAAAGACCGGCAGGGTTATAAAGGTTGACCTTCTTAAAGGGCGCATGTTAATTGAAAAGTTGAATATGGTAAAAAGACATGCGAAGCCGTCTCAAAAGCATAAACAAGGCGGCATTATTGAGAAAGAGGCGCCGTTGGCCGTATCAAATGTAATGCTTATATGCGATAAATGCAAAGGCCCTGTCCGTGTTGGAAGAAAGGTCTTGGATGATGGTAAAAAAGTAAGATACTGTAAAAAGTGCGGGGAGGTTTTGGATAAATAA